The proteins below are encoded in one region of Paeniglutamicibacter cryotolerans:
- a CDS encoding RidA family protein — protein sequence MTQTTVHENLTINPVSLPKPSGYAHGMLAGSTVYLGGQTALDADMRIVPGGIIEQFTQAFSNVLATLAEAGGRPEDLVSVTIYLTDVDDYMANGREIGRLWREMAGTKYPAMAGIGVNRLWQKEALIEIQGVAVIQDRDN from the coding sequence ATGACCCAGACCACGGTTCACGAAAACCTCACGATCAATCCCGTTTCATTGCCCAAGCCCTCCGGATATGCCCATGGCATGCTCGCCGGCAGCACCGTCTATCTCGGTGGACAGACCGCTCTGGATGCTGACATGCGCATCGTTCCCGGCGGCATCATCGAACAGTTCACCCAGGCCTTTTCGAACGTGTTGGCCACGCTGGCCGAGGCCGGCGGCCGACCCGAGGACCTGGTGTCGGTGACGATCTACCTCACCGATGTCGACGACTATATGGCCAATGGCCGTGAGATCGGCCGGCTCTGGCGCGAGATGGCGGGTACGAAATACCCGGCGATGGCGGGAATCGGGGTCAATCGGCTCTGGCAGAAGGAGGCCCTGATCGAAATCCAGGGCGTCGCGGTGATTCAGGACCGCGACAACTGA
- a CDS encoding cupin domain-containing protein: protein MNTSPTIYSTEGDNSIYAGADGAVVPVVTRAGAEDTNTAQSGDCIRVSGVSIQHTPATKLWFGQVSNTPGYRSLPHHHGEAETGGYVLRGHGRIYFGENYEQFLDMTAGDWVFVPPYMPHVEANMSITGDLVWLTARTPENIVVNLEDVADASLEGYRRA, encoded by the coding sequence ATGAACACCAGCCCCACGATCTACAGCACCGAAGGCGACAACTCGATCTATGCCGGCGCGGACGGAGCCGTCGTCCCGGTGGTCACCCGCGCCGGCGCCGAAGACACCAACACGGCTCAGTCCGGCGACTGCATCCGCGTCTCCGGCGTTTCAATCCAGCACACCCCCGCCACCAAGCTCTGGTTCGGCCAGGTCTCCAATACCCCCGGCTACCGCTCGCTGCCGCACCACCACGGCGAGGCCGAAACCGGCGGATACGTGCTGCGCGGCCACGGCCGCATCTACTTCGGTGAGAACTACGAGCAGTTCCTGGACATGACCGCCGGAGACTGGGTATTTGTGCCGCCGTACATGCCGCATGTGGAGGCAAACATGTCCATCACCGGGGACCTGGTCTGGCTGACCGCGCGCACGCCGGAAAACATCGTAGTCAACCTCGAAGACGTGGCGGACGCATCGCTGGAAGGATACCGCCGGGCATGA
- a CDS encoding acyl-CoA thioesterase, producing MSSQIFLDAIDLSPCEPEVFDQAYTAVPQYVPWPKAYGGDMVAQGASAMMRSVADDRSLHSMHSYFLRPVDMHVPVRYEVELLRDGRGYSTRQVRGFQNGKPVYTALGSFHVPEDGPEQASSAPAEYLDLDPEALASAAEVLAGAEGAAADYWATGRSFDMRHVPGALYLDVEGASTAHQAVWVKAFTGLPDDQITQKAALAYVCDYTILEPLLRTQNLAWGTEGLVTASLDHSMWFHRDGRVDDWVLYVQEAVSSQNNRGLALGRFYTRAGMLLATVAQEGMIRGPRG from the coding sequence ATGAGTTCACAGATCTTCCTCGACGCCATCGACCTGAGCCCCTGCGAGCCTGAAGTGTTCGACCAGGCCTACACCGCCGTCCCGCAGTACGTTCCGTGGCCCAAGGCCTACGGCGGGGACATGGTGGCCCAGGGCGCCTCGGCCATGATGCGCTCGGTCGCCGATGACCGCTCGCTGCACTCGATGCACTCCTACTTCCTGCGGCCGGTCGACATGCACGTACCGGTCCGCTATGAGGTCGAACTATTGCGCGATGGCCGCGGCTATTCCACCCGCCAGGTGCGCGGCTTCCAGAACGGCAAACCCGTCTACACGGCGCTCGGTTCCTTCCACGTCCCCGAGGATGGTCCGGAGCAGGCCTCCAGCGCCCCGGCCGAATACCTGGACTTGGATCCGGAGGCACTGGCCAGCGCCGCCGAGGTCCTGGCCGGAGCCGAGGGCGCCGCGGCAGACTACTGGGCGACCGGTCGCAGCTTCGACATGCGCCATGTTCCCGGTGCCCTGTATCTGGACGTCGAGGGCGCGAGCACGGCCCACCAGGCGGTCTGGGTGAAGGCCTTCACCGGACTTCCCGATGACCAGATCACGCAGAAGGCCGCCCTGGCCTACGTCTGCGACTACACCATCCTTGAACCATTGCTGCGCACGCAGAACCTGGCCTGGGGCACCGAGGGCCTGGTGACTGCCAGCCTGGATCATTCCATGTGGTTCCACCGCGATGGCCGCGTCGATGACTGGGTGCTCTACGTCCAGGAAGCCGTCTCCAGCCAGAACAACCGGGGCCTTGCACTGGGCCGGTTCTACACCCGGGCGGGCATGTTGCTGGCCACTGTCGCCCAGGAGGGCATGATCCGCGGCCCCCGGGGCTAA
- a CDS encoding fumarylacetoacetate hydrolase family protein encodes MKLATIRHGATTTAAVAVNGGYLPLPARNLSELLGTPEWKHLVRVATSSHSSPDVIPRTEATLLNPVPAPAKVICCGLNYADHILEMGRDLPEYPTLFAKFADTLTDPDAEITSEHSQSLDWEAELAVIVGTTLRDADEAEAAAAIAGYTVANDVSMRDWQSRTLQWFQGKAFDATTPLGPVMVTPDELDPEAGVQVICTLNGEEVQRGNTMTLVFSCARLLSYISTFTTLRPGDVVLTGTPGGVGMGMVPQRFLRDGDLLRTEIPGIGTLTNTVRIRTRATIQSV; translated from the coding sequence ATGAAACTCGCAACGATTCGCCACGGTGCCACCACCACAGCAGCAGTGGCGGTGAACGGCGGCTACCTGCCGCTGCCTGCCCGCAACCTCAGCGAACTGCTCGGCACCCCGGAATGGAAGCACCTGGTTCGCGTGGCCACCTCCAGCCACAGCTCCCCCGATGTCATTCCCCGCACCGAGGCGACGCTGCTGAACCCGGTACCGGCCCCGGCCAAGGTCATCTGCTGCGGACTGAACTACGCAGACCACATCCTTGAAATGGGCCGCGACCTGCCTGAATATCCCACGCTTTTCGCCAAGTTCGCCGATACGCTCACCGATCCGGATGCCGAAATCACCAGCGAACACTCGCAGAGCCTCGACTGGGAGGCCGAACTCGCGGTCATCGTCGGCACTACGCTCCGGGACGCCGACGAAGCGGAGGCCGCCGCCGCCATCGCCGGGTACACGGTGGCCAACGACGTTTCCATGCGCGACTGGCAGAGCCGGACCCTGCAGTGGTTCCAGGGCAAGGCGTTTGACGCCACTACCCCGTTGGGCCCAGTGATGGTAACACCGGACGAACTGGACCCGGAAGCCGGGGTCCAGGTCATTTGCACGCTCAACGGCGAGGAAGTCCAGCGCGGCAACACCATGACCCTGGTCTTCTCCTGCGCCCGGCTCCTGTCCTACATCTCTACGTTCACCACGCTGCGCCCCGGGGACGTGGTCCTCACCGGCACACCCGGCGGCGTGGGCATGGGAATGGTCCCGCAGCGCTTCCTGCGCGACGGGGACCTGCTGCGCACCGAGATCCCCGGCATCGGCACCCTGACCAACACCGTCAGGATCCGCACCAGGGCCACTATCCAGTCCGTTTGA